One segment of Plasmodium vivax chromosome 14, whole genome shotgun sequence DNA contains the following:
- a CDS encoding hypothetical protein, conserved (encoded by transcript PVX_122215A), producing MDNGGIRKRKDAKENKVNVQGGFNFPTNEASANNGNWNSGSVTKGKNEQWDSKRNSLGSSSNMGSSARRDSSSDNSKSGKKKSLGIFNSSNISAISNNCMKSFNNMLSNINYNINSSVGQGAGGGGHFNDRSGASTGNTFYENQFKNLNLAKGISYLSNIANPQQKFTSDGRNVPDNQMGSQSGSKSNFNFFRNYENNLAEKGENGRSGTNQYGNSVQGNYANANRANMTRPTNRDTINSQNLESFLNNTEIQNPNYNITGFGNNYTSEINNLRNITNDETYCTCLDNLLRNHGNIDSNEMLKYNDKNINCLNDIIFLDVYRAYNVLTYMQEKVNIIIYTIKMIGKKLKKKHVPEEVVISLEFLNFCVKNLGLFFVRFLDESFMKKISALLKTTTLKKSITKDVKSKLSKFLIVPIIHPGVATDPRLHFIKRKILFMLQLWHDSFILHQHIATAVFNEYKSLKEKGITFPIINKAEKFYVKNADTSPSFSDDNILHDLPLNLAQINNIMKSLKEIKHMHNDEEKSKCIAIVAKYKDLVFQSINKLSDYKGNVNISVTLNSLLYINDQICIFEKWEKERENGDGSERGFKSSLRDKATEEETEKLKQKGKKKKNKKKETFNRSNINEIIFNKYDPWNTEKKEDKNEAEQENDAFFNEPVASFTSATSAKFMTKQSGTLFNTKNGASYDSDNMFSFFGEEPTKPEGKTAPKKDNEVEDKYSVFNELNFSNDSAHHSSNNFHPGLGTLNVTSHTIALKPSSQLPSLHIAPQGGNSPNKRATPSNNFDSDKSRNNLLPKGQGQNLTLHSNAANGLPSSGLPSNGLPPHGYNSPSRKNDREAVAPIPGKSVPAPHIHILTGEPDEENFQGGLTNDSFNLTQMEISNQSYVSGRSRSRNGGRSGDALPNGANATVGTVQSGNVQNGTAAKTREINNLASRNNSQKGEKKGNASRDSGPPFNGINFDNLIDSAETSQNAFKPNEPKATGQRNIAKEEPLTNENANEANYDYLFETFDFGPSDNKSGEPNVEMNKSSAAEKQSNLKTPSERNPPDVGSNRANEQANAKEVLNTPVENVHGGASDKVLDQVNKEATSMKAKQNQQNPHSPHNPVSSTAVNKDDSYSHLNHLTPVSSMKVESPSGDKTSPHKHKCDSESPNNASNLEEEIPQKGHQDGGRVGQHKEEQGVEEKKHPSSTPIAEEKTNEKDKKEDNADEASNADSNDINFDEIDEITKAIDDLNDNFENMNIYKYGN from the coding sequence ATGGATAACGGAGGAatcagaaaaagaaaagatgcGAAAGAGAACAAAGTAAACGTGCAGGGTGGGTTCAATTTCCCAACAAATGAAGCCTCAGCAAATAACGGCAACTGGAACAGCGGCAGTGtgacaaaagggaaaaatgagcAGTGGGATTCGAAGAGAAACTCCTTGGGGTCGTCCTCAAATATGGGATCCAGCGCGAGGAGGGATTCATCAAGCGATAACTCTAAGTctgggaaaaagaaatctcTAGGCATATTCAACAGCTCGAACATCAGTGCTATATCGAATAATTGCATGAAATCGTTTAACAATATGTTGAGTAATATTAACTACAACATAAACAGCTCCGTGGGCCAGGGCGCCGGTGGAGGAGGCCACTTCAATGACAGATCAGGGGCCTCAACGGGCAACACCTTCTACGAAAATCAGTTTAAAAATCTGAACCTCGCCAAAGGAATAAGCTACCTGAGCAATATAGCCAACCCGCAGCAAAAGTTTACCTCCGATGGTCGGAATGTGCCGGACAACCAAATGGGAAGCCAATCGGGCAGCAAGAGCAACTTTAACTTTTTCCGCAACTACGAAAATAACCTGgcggagaagggggaaaacggaAGAAGTGGCACAAATCAGTATGGCAACTCCGTGCAGGGGAATTATGCCAACGCAAACAGAGCAAATATGACGAGGCCAACCAATAGAGACACCATTAACAGCCAGAATTTAGAAAGCTTTCTAAACAACACAGAAATTCAAAACCCAAATTATAACATCACCGGATTTGGAAATAATTACACCAGCGAAATAAATAACTTGAGAAATATTACTAACGATGAGACGTACTGCACCTGTCTTGATAACCTGCTACGAAACCATGGAAATATCGATTCGAATGAAATGctaaaatataatgataaaaatatcaattgcttaaatgatataattttcctAGATGTGTATAGGGCATATAACGTTTTAACTTATATGCAAGAAAAGGTgaacataataatttacacCATCAAAATGATtgggaagaaattaaaaaaaaaacacgtccCAGAGGAAGTAGTAATTTCTTTAGAGTTTCTAAATTTCTGTGTCAAAAATTtaggccttttttttgttcgatTTTTGGATGAAagttttatgaaaaaaattagtgcTCTCCTAAAAACGACCACTTTGAAAAAGTCAATTACGAAAGATGTCAAGTCTAAGTTATCCAAATTTCTCATCGTCCCGATCATCCACCCAGGGGTAGCAACAGACCCGAGACTCCATTtcataaagagaaaaatccTCTTCATGCTACAGTTATGGCATGATTCTTTTATCCTCCATCAACACATAGCTACTGCTGTTTTTAACGAATATAAATctttgaaggaaaaaggaattacCTTCCCCATTATTAATAAGGCTGAAAAATTTTACGTGAAAAATGCAGACACCTCTCCATCCTTCTCGGACGATAATATACTCCATGATTTGCCTCTAAACTTGGCACAAATTAACAACATAATGAAAagtttaaaagaaattaaacaCATGCATAATGATGAGGAGAAATCAAAATGCATTGCCATCGTCGCCAAGTACAAAGATCTCGTCTTCCAAAGCATTAACAAATTGTCCGACTACAAGGGAAACGTCAACATCTCCGTCACGCTAAATTCCCTTCTCTACATTAACGACcaaatttgcatttttgaaaaatgggaaaaggaGCGGGAAAACGGGGACGGAAGCGAACGTGGGTTTAAGTCCTCCCTTAGGGATAAAGCAACTGAAGAGGAAACCGAAAAACTCAAACAAAAGggcaagaaaaagaaaaacaaaaagaaggaaaccTTCAACCGATCAAATATTaacgaaattatttttaacaaatatgaCCCGTGGAACAccgaaaagaaggaagataaaaatgaagcggaACAAGAAAACGACGCCTTTTTCAACGAACCGGTTGCAAGTTTTACCAGCGCCACTTCTGCCAAGTTTATGACCAAACAGTCCGGCACCCTATTTAACACCAAAAACGGGGCATCCTACGACAGTGATaatatgttttccttttttggtgAAGAACCCACAAAACCGGAGGGAAAAACGGCACCTAAAAAGGACAACGAGGTGGAGGACAAATATAGCGTTTTCAACGAACTAAACTTTAGTAACGATTCTGCTCATCACTCAAGTAATAACTTCCATCCGGGCCTGGGAACCCTTAACGTCACTTCACATACTATAGCGCTGAAGCCATCGAGTCAGCTGCCCTCCCTTCATATCGCGCCACAAGGTGGTAACTCACCCAACAAGCGAGCAACTCCAAGTAACAATTTTGATAGTGACAAAAGTAGGAACAATTTATTACCCAAGGGGCAGGGACAAAATTTAACTCTCCATTCGAACGCAGCTAATGGACTCCCCTCCAGTGGACTTCCCTCCAATggacttcccccccatggtTATAATTCACCATCACGCAAAAATGACAGAGAGGCAGTGGCTCCCATCCCTGGGAAGTCAGTCCCCGCGCCccatattcatatattaacGGGCGAACCGGACGAAGAGAACTTCCAAGGGGGCCTAACAAACGACAGCTTCAATTTGACGCAAATGGAAATTTCTAACCAGTCTTACGTGAGCGGGAGAAGTAGGAGCCGAAACGGAGGACGTTCAGGGGACGCTCTCCCGAATGGCGCAAATGCGACCGTTGGCACTGTGCAAAGTGGAAATGTGCAAAACGGCACTGCAGCAAAAACTAGGGAAATAAACAACCTTGCCAGTCGAAATAATTCacagaaaggggaaaagaagggAAACGCGTCCAGGGACAGCGGCCCCCCCTTTAATGGGATCAATTTTGATAATCTAATTGATTCTGCAGaaactagccaaaatgcGTTCAAGCCAAATGAACCGAAAGCTACCGGGCAGAGGAACATCGCCAAGGAGGAACCTCTTACCAACGAAAATGCAAATGAAGCTAACTATGATTATTTATTCGAAACGTTTGATTTTGGCCCATCCGACAATAAGAGTGGTGAGCCGAACGTGGAGATGAATAAAAGTAGCGCTGCTGAAAAACAGAGCAATTTGAAAACCCCATCGGAAAGGAACCCCCCCGATGTAGGGTCAAACAGAGCGAATGAACAGGCAAATGCAAAGGAGGTGCTCAACACGCCAGTGGAAAATGTGCATGGAGGAGCATCTGACAAGGTGCTGGACCAAGTTAACAAGGAGGCCACAAGCATGAAAGCGAAGCAGAACCAGCAGAACCCACACAGCCCACACAACCCGGTGAGTAGCACCGCGGTTAATAAGGACGACTCGTACAGCCACCTAAACCACTTGACCCCCGTGAGTAGCATGAAAGTTGAATCGCCCAGCGGAGATAAAACTTCCCCCCACAAGCACAAATGTGACAGTGAGAGCCCAAATAATGCTTCAAAtttggaggaagaaatccCCCAAAAGGGTCACCAGGATGGTGGGAGAGTTGGCCAGCACAAAGAGGAACAAGGCGTTGAAGAGAAGAAGCACCCAAGCAGTACCCCCATAGCTGAGGAGAAAACaaacgaaaaggataaaaaggaagacaaCGCCGATGAGGCAAGCAACGCAGATTCGAATGACATAAACTTTGACGAGATAGACGAAATAACGAAAGCAATAGATGACCTCAACgataattttgaaaatatgaatatttataagtatGGTAATTAA
- a CDS encoding hypothetical protein, conserved (encoded by transcript PVX_122220A), translated as MAAHYRMEAQNQMEAQNRMVARNGMETHNGVAAHNGVAARNAVDAHNRMVDHSRLESHNRMVDHNRMDTHNGVAAHNGVVHHIGLVHHNGMVHHNRMEAHNEVAALNEFAALNEFATHNEFATHNEFATRNEFATRNEFATRNEFATRNIFSAHNESEEYDDMTEYDDIAAYIQVSEDERVTPASESTDGNPSPRESVAENYDAFIDISARQLNTEESPIGDSTHRESASAGAINMSFADMNVTDMNVTDMNVADMNVAEGAHTIESTLRNAKAMYNEFLRLCLFVKDNLHVSKNDEAYINTFGQNIFGETDYSSNESEGDKGEDGSKGTSEVEELIIRSTHKILDDRNCSGVVRQPGNRTNGLNGRCKRNHNFAFQSESKDFPPKIHQNGHQNEHQNDDQTDPISAFQNALRRAFENDLNWEHNNTLKREDQPVYDIDNAQSYEEMGQIIGGGAQAAEAEVVTQVGEVGVAEEEGAPKGEEVVEVSEVVQVVELNEVAEVSEVADLSDVAEDEEDEERHATRSRRPEHRRQKKEMTPHGKRKTRADEDDEDDGRKREHISKKLKRKNCSSSSRSSTDEEAAWERKKKYYRKEKNKMSRESKDADRSGSPSYDSSREKGKGRHNEYDNRHRRHREDKQKRGSKRDEDDDMHSYGHRERGKSSEKAHVKKDEQKDKDAEEGEETNKTEPKEEKNFNPSGLLALEKNYKNGVELKYIESIDAELPDKKWRLYVFLNANTKDPAEILHLHRKSCYLIGKDDLVVDIKLANPTISKQHAVIQFKKHESEVLPFLLDLSSTNGSYLNNELIEPNKFYELRQTDILRFGSSAREYVLLHDSSDNPSHA; from the exons ATGGCAGCTCACTACCGAATGGAGGCTCAGAACCAAATGGAAGCTCAGAACCGAATGGTAGCTCGCAACGGAATGGAAACTCACAACGGAGTGGCAGCCCACAACGGAGTAGCAGCTCGCAACGCAGTAGACGCTCACAACAGAATGGTAGATCACAGCCGATTGGAATCTCACAACAGAATGGTAGATCACAACAGAATGGACACGCACAACGGAGTGGCAGCCCACAACGGAGTAGTGCATCACATCGGTTTGGTACATCACAACGGAATGGTACATCACAACCGAATGGAAGCCCACAACGAAGTGGCAGCTCTCAACGAATTTGCAGCTCTCAACGAATTTGCAACTCACAACGAATTTGCAACTCACAACGAATTTGCAACTCGCAACGAATTTGCAACTCGCAACGAATTTGCAACTCGCAACGAATTTGCAACTCGCAACATATTTTCAGCTCACAACGAATCTGAAGAGTACGATGATATGACAGAGTACGACGATATTGCAGCATACATCCAAGTCTCAGAGGACGAAAGAGTGACACCGGCGAGCGAATCTACCGATGGAAACCCGTCTCCAAGGGAATCCGTGGCTGAGAATTACGACGCATTTATAGATATAAGCGCTCGGCAACTGAACACAGAGGAGTCGCCCATAGGAGATAGTACCCATAGGGAATCAGCATCAGCAGGGGCAATAAACATGAGCTTCGCAGATATGAACGTCACAGATATGAACGTCACAGATATGAACGTCGCAGATATGAACGTCGCAGAGGGGGCACACACCATAGAGAGCACATTAAGAAACGCCAAAGCAATGTACAACGAATTTTTACGCTTGTGCCTTTTCGTAAAGGATAACTTGCATGTTTCCAAAAATGACGAAGCATATATCAATACGTTTGGTCAGAACATTTTCGGTGAAACTGACTATTCGAGTAACGAGTCAGAAGGCGATAAGGGAGAAGATGGCTCAAAAGGAACATCAGAAGTAGAGGAGCTCATAATTCGCAGCACGCATAAAATCTTGGATGATCGTAATTGTAGCGGTGTGGTGCGCCAGCCGGGTAACCGAACGAATGGGCTGAACGGGCGCTGCAAAAGGAACCACAACTTTGCCTTTCAAAGTGAGAGCAAAgatttccccccaaaaatcCACCAAAATGGCCACCAAAATGAGCACCAAAATGATGACCAAACCGATCCCATAAGTGCATTCCAAAATGCACTTAGAAGAGCCTTTGAAAATGATCTCAACTGGGAACATAATAATACGCTCAAGAGAGAGGACCAGCCAGTTTACGATATCGACAACGCGCAAAGCTATGAAGAAATGGGGCAAATAAT AGGGGGCGGCGCGCAGGCGGCGGAAGCCGAAGTAGTGACACAAGTGGGAGAAGTAGGAGTGgcggaagaggaaggagcgccaaaaggggaagaagtagtGGAAGTGAGCGAAGTGGTCCAAGTGGTCGAATTGAACGAAGTGGCCGAGGTGAGCGAAGTGGCCGATCTGAGCGACGTGGCCGAG gatgaagaggatgaagagcGCCATGCCACTCGAAGCAGGAGACCTGAACACAGGaggcagaaaaaggaaatgacaCCCCATGGCAAGAGGAAAACGCGTGCCGATGAAGACGACGAAGACGATGGacgcaaaagggaacacaTTTCCAAAAAGTTAAAACGCAAGAAttgcagcagcagcagcagatCAAGCACAGACGAAGAAGCAGcatgggaaagaaaaaaaaaatattaccgaaaggaaaaaaataaaatgtccAGAGAAAGCAAGGACGCTGATCGTAGCGGGTCCCCCAGTTATGACAGCAGCAGAGAAAAGGGCAAGGGCCGTCATAACGAATATGATAACCGGCACAGGCGTCACAGAGAAGATAAGCAGAAAAGAGGCAGCAAGAGAGATGAGGACGATGATATGCATAGTTACGGCCATCGCGAAAGGGGTAAAAGCTCAGAGAAAGCCcatgtaaaaaaagacgAGCAGAAAGATAAAGATGctgaagaaggggaagaaacaaataaaactGAGCCTAAGGAAGAGAAGAATTTCAACCCCTCGGGATTACTTGCACTGGAAAAGAACTACAAAAATGGAGTAGAGCTAAAATATATCGAAAGTATAGACGCCGAGCTGCCGGATAAGAAGTGGAGACTGTACGTGTTCCTCAATGCGAACACGAAAGATCCTGCGG AAATACTCCACTTACACCGCAAATCATGCTACCTAATTGGAAAGGACGATTTGGTGGTGGACATAAAGCTGGCAAACCCGACCATATCGAAGCAACACGCGGTGATACAATTTAAGAAGCATGAAAGCGAAGTGCTGCCCTTTCTCCTCGACCTGAGCAGTACCAATGGGTCGTATCTGAACAACGAGCTAATCGAGCCCAACAAGTTCTACGAATTGAG ACAAACTGACATACTACGGTTTGGAAGTTCAGCCCGAGAATATGTCCTCCTGCACGATTCGTCTGATAACCCTTCGCATGCCTGA